A window of the Harmonia axyridis chromosome 5, icHarAxyr1.1, whole genome shotgun sequence genome harbors these coding sequences:
- the LOC123680134 gene encoding lysozyme C-like — protein MRSLALFGFTLCVCLFGTEARIYGRCEFARALANLGVPRNQIPTWTCIAQKESNFDTAARNWSSGDHGILQISQIYWCTEGGGPGKGCNTECWRFRDADIVNDVRCAQKVYNEHTRLSGDGFNAWTTYKYCRGDMSQWVQGCF, from the exons ATGAGATCTTTAGCTTTATTTGGTTTCACTTTGTGTGTATGTTTGTTTGGGACTGAAGCCAGAATTTATGGAAGGTGTGAATTTGCTAGGGCACTAGCAAATCTGGGAGTGCCAAGAAACCAGATACCTACTTG GACCTGCATAGCCCAAAAGGAATCCAACTTTGACACCGCTGCACGTAACTGGAGTTCTGGAGATCACGGTATCCTTCAGATCAGCCAAATCTACTGGTGCACCGAAGGTGGTGGACCTGGTAAAGGTTGCAACACAGAATGCTGGAGGTTCAGGGATGCCGATATCGTGAATGACGTCAGATGTGCGCAGAAGGTTTATAATGAACATACAAGATTGAGTGGAGATGGATTCAATGCCTGGACCACCTACAAATACTGCAGAGGTGATATGAGCCAATGGGTACAAGGTTGTTTCtga